One stretch of Pseudomonas sp. NC02 DNA includes these proteins:
- a CDS encoding sulfonate ABC transporter substrate-binding protein, which yields MRTVILRRGLVALFAAAVSFGAIVQAQAAETLRIGYQKYGTLVLLKAKGSLEKRLAEQGVQVQWTEFPGGPQLLEGLNVGSIDFGVTGETPPVFAQAAGADLLYVAYEPPAPTSEAILVPKDSPIKSVQDLKGKKVVLNKGSNVHYLLVRALEDAGLKYTDVQTVFLPPADARAAFERGSVDAWVIWDPYQAAAEKQLQARTLRDGTGIADNHQFYLATKPYAEKHPEVIKTLVEEVRAVGEWSKANPEQVTEQVAPLLGLPADITLTSVKRQGYGAQFLTPEVIAAQQKIADSFYQLKLIPKPLSIKDVIWTPPAAVAKAP from the coding sequence ATGCGCACTGTCATCTTGCGTCGTGGTCTGGTCGCACTGTTTGCTGCGGCTGTGTCCTTCGGCGCCATTGTTCAAGCCCAGGCCGCCGAAACCTTGCGGATCGGCTATCAGAAATACGGCACCCTGGTGCTGCTCAAGGCCAAGGGCTCGCTGGAAAAGCGCCTGGCCGAGCAGGGCGTGCAAGTGCAGTGGACCGAGTTTCCCGGCGGCCCGCAGCTGCTGGAAGGGTTGAACGTAGGCTCCATCGACTTCGGCGTGACGGGTGAAACCCCGCCAGTGTTCGCCCAGGCTGCCGGTGCCGATCTGCTCTACGTCGCCTATGAACCGCCGGCGCCTACCAGCGAAGCGATCCTGGTACCGAAAGACTCGCCGATCAAATCGGTGCAAGACCTCAAGGGCAAGAAAGTCGTCCTCAATAAAGGCTCCAACGTGCACTACCTGCTGGTACGTGCCCTGGAAGATGCCGGCCTGAAATACACCGACGTGCAGACCGTGTTCCTGCCGCCCGCCGATGCCCGCGCCGCGTTCGAGCGTGGCAGCGTCGATGCCTGGGTGATCTGGGACCCGTACCAGGCAGCCGCCGAGAAGCAACTGCAAGCCCGCACCCTGCGTGACGGCACCGGCATTGCCGACAACCATCAGTTCTACCTGGCCACCAAGCCGTACGCCGAAAAACACCCTGAAGTGATCAAGACGCTGGTGGAAGAAGTCCGCGCCGTGGGCGAATGGTCCAAGGCCAACCCGGAACAAGTCACCGAACAAGTTGCTCCGCTGCTGGGCCTGCCGGCCGACATCACCCTGACCTCGGTAAAACGCCAGGGCTACGGTGCGCAGTTCCTGACGCCTGAAGTGATCGCGGCGCAGCAGAAAATCGCCGACAGCTTCTACCAACTCAAATTGATCCCCAAACCCTTGAGCATCAAGGACGTGATCTGGACACCACCTGCCGCCGTTGCCAAAGCGCCGTAA
- a CDS encoding polyamine ABC transporter substrate-binding protein: MKNAGKTLLALSLMGAMAGAAHADDKVLHVYNWSDYIAPDTIANFEKESGIKVVYDVFDSNETLEAKLLAGKSGYDIVVPSNNFLAKQIKAGVYQELDKSKLSNYDNLNKSLLKAVSISDPDNKHAFPYMWGSIGIGYNPEKVKAALGIDKIDSWDTILKPENLAKLKGCGVSFLDSPTEMLPVALHYLGLPTDTQKKEDLKQAEALFLKLRPSIGYFHSSKYISDLANGNICVAVGYSGDVQQAKSRAAEAGGKVKVAYDIPKEGAGSFYDMVAIPKDAENVDAAYKFMNYLLKPEVMAGITNSVRFPNGNEKATVLVDKDITSDPGIYPPADVQAKLYAIADLPAATQREMTRSWTKIKSGK; this comes from the coding sequence TTGAAGAACGCTGGCAAGACCCTCCTGGCCTTGTCCCTGATGGGGGCCATGGCAGGCGCGGCACACGCCGACGATAAAGTGCTGCACGTTTATAACTGGTCCGACTACATCGCACCGGACACCATCGCGAACTTTGAAAAAGAGTCCGGGATCAAGGTGGTCTATGACGTGTTCGACTCCAACGAAACCCTGGAAGCCAAGTTGTTGGCAGGCAAGTCCGGCTACGACATTGTCGTGCCGTCGAACAACTTCCTCGCCAAGCAGATCAAGGCCGGTGTTTACCAGGAACTGGACAAGTCCAAGCTGTCGAACTATGACAACCTGAACAAGTCCCTGCTTAAAGCCGTGTCCATCAGCGACCCGGACAACAAGCACGCCTTCCCGTACATGTGGGGCTCGATCGGCATCGGCTACAACCCGGAGAAGGTCAAGGCCGCACTGGGCATCGACAAGATCGACTCGTGGGACACCATCCTCAAGCCGGAAAACCTCGCCAAGCTCAAAGGCTGCGGTGTGAGCTTCCTCGATTCGCCAACCGAAATGCTGCCAGTGGCACTGCATTACCTGGGCCTGCCGACCGACACCCAGAAGAAGGAAGACCTCAAGCAAGCCGAGGCCCTGTTCCTCAAGCTGCGTCCTTCGATCGGCTACTTCCACTCGTCCAAGTACATTTCCGACCTGGCCAACGGCAACATCTGCGTAGCCGTGGGTTATTCGGGTGACGTGCAACAGGCCAAGTCCCGCGCGGCTGAAGCCGGTGGCAAGGTCAAGGTTGCCTATGACATTCCGAAAGAAGGTGCCGGCAGCTTCTATGACATGGTCGCCATCCCTAAAGATGCCGAGAACGTCGACGCTGCCTACAAGTTCATGAACTACCTGCTGAAGCCGGAAGTCATGGCGGGCATTACCAACAGCGTACGTTTCCCGAACGGTAACGAGAAAGCTACCGTGTTGGTCGACAAAGACATCACCAGCGACCCAGGCATTTATCCGCCAGCGGACGTGCAAGCCAAGCTGTATGCCATTGCTGACTTGCCGGCTGCTACTCAGCGGGAAATGACCCGCAGCTGGACCAAAATCAAATCGGGCAAGTAA
- the ssuD gene encoding FMNH2-dependent alkanesulfonate monooxygenase, translated as MSLNIFWFLPTHGDGHYLGTAEGARAVDHGYLQQVAQAADRLGFGGVLIPTGRSCEDSWLVAASLIPVTQRLKFLVALRPGIISPTVAARQAATLDRLSGGRALFNLVTGGDPDELAGDGLFLSHEERYQASVEFTRIWRRVLEGETVDYDGQHISVKGAKLLYPPIQQPRPPLYFGGSSEAAQDLAAEQVEMVLTWGEPPAAVAEKIAQVRAKAAKLGRTLRFGIRLHVIVRETNAEAWQAADKLISHVDDETIARAQASLSRFDSVGQQRMAALHGGSRDNLEVSPNLWAGVGLVRGGAGTALVGDGPTVAARVKEYADLGIDTFIFSGYPHLEESYRVAELLFPHLDIERPELPKGAGYVSPFGEMVANDILPKAASQS; from the coding sequence ATGAGCCTCAATATTTTCTGGTTTCTGCCTACCCACGGCGACGGCCATTACCTTGGCACCGCCGAAGGCGCTCGCGCCGTTGATCACGGTTATCTGCAGCAAGTGGCCCAGGCGGCCGACCGCCTTGGCTTCGGCGGGGTACTGATCCCCACCGGCCGCTCCTGCGAAGATTCGTGGCTGGTGGCGGCGTCGCTGATCCCGGTGACCCAACGCTTGAAATTCCTTGTCGCGCTGCGCCCCGGGATCATTTCCCCGACAGTGGCTGCGCGTCAGGCCGCGACCCTGGATCGTCTGTCCGGCGGCCGGGCGTTGTTCAACCTGGTGACCGGTGGAGACCCGGATGAATTGGCCGGCGACGGTTTGTTCCTGAGCCATGAAGAGCGTTACCAGGCGTCGGTGGAGTTCACCCGCATCTGGCGCCGCGTACTGGAAGGCGAGACCGTCGATTACGACGGCCAGCACATCAGCGTCAAAGGCGCCAAGTTGCTCTATCCGCCGATCCAGCAACCGCGCCCGCCGCTGTATTTCGGTGGCTCCTCCGAAGCGGCCCAGGACCTGGCAGCCGAACAAGTGGAAATGGTCCTGACCTGGGGCGAGCCTCCGGCTGCGGTGGCGGAAAAGATTGCACAGGTTCGCGCCAAGGCCGCCAAGCTCGGACGTACCCTGCGCTTCGGCATTCGCCTGCATGTGATCGTGCGTGAAACCAACGCCGAAGCCTGGCAGGCCGCCGACAAACTGATCTCCCACGTGGACGATGAAACCATCGCCCGCGCCCAGGCGTCGTTGTCGCGCTTTGATTCCGTAGGCCAGCAACGCATGGCCGCCTTGCACGGCGGCAGTCGCGACAACCTGGAAGTCAGCCCCAACCTGTGGGCGGGCGTAGGCCTGGTACGCGGTGGCGCCGGCACGGCACTGGTGGGCGATGGCCCGACCGTGGCCGCGCGGGTGAAGGAATACGCGGACCTCGGTATCGACACCTTTATCTTCTCCGGCTATCCACACCTGGAAGAGTCGTATCGCGTAGCGGAGTTGCTGTTCCCGCATCTGGACATCGAGCGTCCCGAGTTGCCGAAAGGCGCCGGCTACGTCAGCCCGTTCGGCGAAATGGTCGCCAACGACATTCTTCCCAAAGCTGCGTCCCAGAGCTGA
- a CDS encoding gamma-glutamyl-gamma-aminobutyrate hydrolase family protein, whose translation MSRLPLIGVTACSKQVGLHAYHISGDKYVRAVATAAKGLPLIIPSLADLLDPANILDGLDGILFTGSPSNIEPFHYDGPASAPGTAHDSARDQTTLPLLRAAIAAGVPVLGICRGFQEMNVAFGGSLHQKVHEVPGMMDHREDDTQPLDIQYGPAHPVTISPNGVLASLGLPSTIQVNSIHSQGIDRLAAGFQVEATAPDGLIEGFSVPAGKAFALGVQWHPEWQVSSNPHYLAIFQAFGNACRKRVMQRDADAASTYA comes from the coding sequence ATGTCTCGCCTGCCGTTAATCGGCGTCACCGCCTGCTCCAAACAGGTCGGTCTGCATGCTTATCACATCAGTGGCGACAAATACGTCCGTGCAGTGGCCACCGCTGCCAAGGGCTTGCCGTTGATTATTCCGTCCCTGGCGGATCTGCTCGACCCGGCCAATATTCTTGACGGTCTGGACGGCATTCTATTTACCGGCTCACCTTCCAATATCGAACCCTTTCACTACGACGGTCCGGCCAGCGCGCCCGGGACTGCTCATGATTCTGCACGGGACCAAACCACCCTGCCGCTGCTGCGTGCAGCCATAGCGGCCGGTGTTCCGGTGCTGGGGATTTGCCGTGGCTTCCAGGAAATGAACGTGGCGTTTGGCGGCAGCCTGCACCAGAAGGTTCATGAAGTGCCGGGCATGATGGATCACCGCGAAGACGACACCCAGCCGCTGGACATCCAGTACGGCCCGGCACATCCGGTAACCATCTCCCCGAATGGGGTATTGGCAAGCCTGGGCTTGCCGTCGACGATCCAGGTCAACTCGATTCATTCACAGGGCATTGATCGCCTGGCGGCCGGTTTCCAGGTCGAGGCCACCGCGCCGGATGGCCTGATCGAAGGCTTTTCAGTGCCCGCGGGCAAGGCTTTTGCTTTAGGAGTGCAATGGCACCCCGAATGGCAGGTAAGCTCTAACCCGCACTACCTCGCAATCTTCCAGGCATTTGGCAATGCCTGTCGAAAGCGGGTGATGCAACGCGACGCGGATGCTGCGTCAACTTACGCCTGA
- the ssuB gene encoding aliphatic sulfonates ABC transporter ATP-binding protein, which translates to MTAQQPPRLLRGIPLAVRKLRKAFGSREVLKEIDLHIPAGQFVAVVGRSGCGKSTLLRLLAGLDKASGGELLAGSAPLSEAIEDTRLMFQEARLLPWKKIIDNVGLGLKGNWRPQALEALEAVGLAERANEWPAALSGGQKQRVALARALIHQPRLLLLDEPLGALDALTRIEMQQLIENLWQKHGFTVLLVTHDVSEAVAIADRVILIEDGEIGLDLHVELPRPRVRGSHRLAALETEVLNRVLSLPGTPPEPEPVSPLPTQLRWAQ; encoded by the coding sequence ATGACCGCTCAACAACCTCCACGCCTGCTGCGGGGCATTCCCCTGGCAGTGCGCAAGTTGCGCAAGGCTTTCGGTTCGCGGGAAGTGCTGAAGGAAATCGACCTGCATATTCCTGCCGGTCAATTCGTGGCGGTCGTGGGCCGCAGTGGCTGCGGCAAAAGTACCTTGCTGCGCCTGCTGGCCGGGCTGGACAAAGCCAGCGGCGGCGAACTGCTCGCCGGCTCCGCGCCGCTGAGCGAAGCGATTGAAGACACGCGGTTGATGTTCCAGGAAGCGCGCCTGCTGCCGTGGAAAAAGATCATCGACAACGTGGGCCTTGGCCTCAAGGGCAACTGGCGCCCGCAGGCACTGGAAGCGCTGGAAGCGGTCGGCCTGGCCGAGCGCGCCAATGAGTGGCCGGCGGCGTTGTCCGGTGGCCAGAAGCAGCGCGTGGCCCTGGCCCGCGCCCTGATCCACCAACCGCGCCTGTTGCTGCTGGACGAACCGCTGGGGGCGCTGGATGCCCTGACCCGGATCGAGATGCAGCAACTGATCGAGAACCTCTGGCAGAAGCACGGCTTCACCGTGTTGCTGGTGACCCACGACGTCAGCGAAGCCGTGGCCATTGCCGATCGGGTGATTTTGATCGAAGACGGCGAAATCGGCCTCGACCTGCACGTGGAACTCCCACGTCCGCGGGTGCGTGGCTCCCACCGCCTGGCGGCGCTGGAAACCGAAGTGCTTAACCGTGTGTTGTCGCTGCCCGGCACCCCGCCGGAACCCGAACCTGTTTCACCGCTGCCTACGCAATTGCGTTGGGCTCAATAA
- a CDS encoding TetR/AcrR family transcriptional regulator translates to MNRPATPRKPRARSQARIDAILDAARTLLAAEGVASLSIYSVAERAQIPPSSVYHFFASVPALLEALTADVHAAFRAAIQAPIDHDSLKHWRDLSCVVEQRMLSIYSNDAAARQLILAQHGLTEVTQADRQHDLELGNLMFEVFNRHFEVPSLPADVDVFALALELSDRVYARSVHQHGQITPRMAEEGMRVFDAYVGLYLPAFLPKRVAAL, encoded by the coding sequence ATGAATCGCCCTGCCACTCCTCGCAAACCCCGCGCCCGCAGCCAGGCCCGGATCGACGCGATCCTCGATGCCGCCCGCACCTTGCTGGCCGCCGAAGGCGTGGCCAGCCTGTCGATCTACAGCGTGGCCGAGCGGGCGCAGATTCCACCGTCATCGGTGTATCACTTCTTCGCCAGCGTGCCGGCGTTGCTGGAGGCGCTGACCGCTGACGTTCATGCGGCCTTTCGCGCGGCCATTCAGGCGCCCATCGATCATGATTCACTCAAGCACTGGCGCGACCTGTCCTGCGTGGTGGAGCAGCGCATGCTCAGCATCTACAGCAACGACGCCGCCGCCCGCCAATTGATCCTGGCCCAGCACGGGTTGACCGAAGTGACACAGGCCGACCGCCAGCACGACCTGGAGCTGGGAAACCTGATGTTTGAGGTGTTCAACCGGCACTTTGAGGTGCCGAGCCTGCCCGCCGATGTCGACGTGTTTGCCCTGGCCCTGGAACTGAGCGACCGCGTCTACGCGCGCTCGGTGCATCAGCACGGGCAAATCACCCCGCGCATGGCCGAGGAAGGCATGCGGGTGTTTGATGCGTATGTGGGGCTTTATCTGCCGGCGTTCTTGCCCAAGCGGGTGGCTGCGCTCTGA
- the ssuC gene encoding aliphatic sulfonate ABC transporter permease SsuC, with the protein MNLEKLSHRLAPWALPILLLAVWQLSVSAGWLSTRILPAPSAVIEAGVSLVRSGEIWTHLAISGWRAGLGFVIGGSIGLTLGFITGLSTWGERLLDSSVQMIRNVPHLALIPLVILWFGIDETAKIFLVALGTLFPIYLNTYHGIRNVDPALVEMARSYGLSGFSLFRQVILPGALPSILVGVRFALGFMWLTLIVAETISASSGIGYLAMNAREFLQTDVVVLAIVLYAVLGKLADLAARGLERVWLRWHPAYQVNKGGAA; encoded by the coding sequence ATGAACCTTGAAAAGTTAAGTCATCGATTGGCGCCCTGGGCGCTGCCGATCCTGTTGCTGGCGGTATGGCAGCTGTCCGTCTCGGCCGGCTGGTTGTCGACGCGCATTCTGCCGGCGCCCAGCGCGGTGATCGAAGCGGGTGTCAGCCTGGTGCGCAGCGGCGAAATCTGGACCCACCTGGCCATCAGCGGCTGGCGTGCGGGCCTGGGCTTTGTGATCGGCGGCAGCATCGGCCTGACCCTGGGGTTTATCACCGGCCTGTCGACCTGGGGTGAACGCCTGCTGGACAGCTCGGTGCAGATGATCCGCAACGTGCCGCACCTGGCGCTGATCCCGCTGGTGATCCTGTGGTTCGGCATCGACGAGACGGCGAAGATATTCCTGGTCGCCCTCGGCACGCTGTTCCCGATCTATCTCAATACTTACCACGGCATCCGCAACGTCGACCCGGCGCTGGTGGAAATGGCCCGCAGTTATGGCCTGTCCGGTTTCAGCCTGTTTCGCCAAGTGATTTTGCCGGGCGCCTTGCCTTCGATTCTGGTGGGCGTGCGCTTCGCGCTGGGCTTTATGTGGCTGACGTTGATCGTCGCGGAAACCATCTCCGCCAGTTCCGGTATCGGCTACCTGGCGATGAACGCCCGGGAATTCCTGCAGACCGACGTGGTGGTTCTGGCGATCGTGCTTTACGCGGTCCTCGGCAAGCTGGCAGACCTGGCGGCGCGAGGCCTGGAGCGAGTCTGGCTGCGCTGGCACCCGGCTTATCAAGTGAATAAAGGAGGTGCGGCATGA
- a CDS encoding glutamine synthetase family protein, whose protein sequence is MSNNLDQLTDWLKDHKITEVECMIGDLTGITRGKISPTNKFIAEKGMRLPESVLLQTVTGDYVEDDIYYELLDPADIDMICRPDENAVYLVPWAIEPTAQVIHDTYDKQGNPIELSPRNVLKKVLKLYADKGWQPIVAPEMEFYLTKRCEDPDFPLQPPIGRSGRPETGRQSFSIEAANEFDPLFEDVYDWCELQELDLDTLIHEDGTAQMEINFRHGDALSLADQILVFKRTMREAALKHDVAATFMAKPMTGEPGSAMHLHQSIIDIATGKNVFSNEDGTKSELFLHHIGGLQKFIPELLPLFAPNVNSFRRFLPDTSAPVNVEWGEENRTVGLRVPDAGPQNRRVENRLPGADANPYLAIAASLLCGYIGMVEGISPSAPVVGRGYERRNLRLPLTIEDALERMENSKTIEKYLGHKFITGYVAVKRAEHENFKRVISSWEREFLLFAV, encoded by the coding sequence ATGAGTAACAACCTCGACCAGCTCACCGATTGGTTGAAAGACCACAAGATCACAGAAGTCGAATGCATGATTGGCGACCTCACCGGCATCACCCGGGGCAAGATCTCGCCGACCAACAAGTTCATCGCCGAAAAAGGCATGCGCCTGCCCGAAAGCGTTCTGTTGCAGACCGTGACCGGCGACTATGTCGAAGACGACATCTATTACGAATTGCTCGACCCGGCCGACATCGACATGATCTGCCGCCCGGACGAGAACGCGGTGTACCTTGTGCCCTGGGCCATAGAGCCTACGGCCCAGGTGATCCACGACACCTACGACAAGCAAGGCAACCCGATCGAGCTGTCGCCGCGCAACGTGCTCAAGAAAGTCCTCAAGCTCTACGCCGACAAGGGCTGGCAGCCCATCGTGGCGCCGGAGATGGAGTTCTACCTGACCAAACGCTGCGAAGACCCGGACTTCCCGCTGCAACCGCCGATTGGCCGCTCCGGTCGCCCGGAGACTGGCCGCCAGTCCTTCTCTATAGAAGCGGCCAACGAATTCGACCCGTTGTTCGAAGACGTCTACGACTGGTGCGAATTGCAGGAACTGGACCTCGACACGTTGATCCACGAAGACGGCACGGCGCAGATGGAAATCAACTTCCGTCACGGCGACGCACTGTCCCTGGCCGACCAGATCCTGGTGTTCAAGCGCACCATGCGCGAAGCGGCGCTCAAGCACGACGTGGCGGCCACCTTCATGGCCAAGCCCATGACCGGCGAGCCCGGCAGCGCGATGCACCTGCACCAGAGCATCATCGATATCGCCACCGGCAAGAACGTGTTCTCCAATGAAGACGGGACCAAGAGCGAGCTGTTTCTGCACCACATCGGCGGCCTGCAGAAGTTCATCCCCGAGCTGCTGCCGCTGTTCGCCCCTAACGTCAACTCGTTCCGCCGCTTCCTGCCCGACACCTCGGCGCCGGTCAACGTGGAGTGGGGCGAAGAGAACCGCACCGTTGGCCTGCGGGTTCCGGACGCCGGCCCACAAAACCGTCGGGTGGAAAACCGCCTGCCGGGCGCCGACGCCAACCCGTACCTGGCGATTGCCGCCAGCTTGCTGTGTGGCTACATCGGCATGGTCGAAGGCATCAGCCCAAGCGCACCGGTGGTGGGCCGTGGTTACGAGCGCCGCAACCTGCGCCTGCCGCTGACCATCGAAGACGCCCTGGAACGCATGGAAAACAGCAAGACCATCGAGAAATACCTGGGTCACAAATTCATCACAGGCTACGTCGCGGTCAAGCGGGCCGAGCATGAAAACTTCAAGCGCGTGATCAGTTCGTGGGAGCGGGAATTCCTGCTCTTCGCCGTCTGA
- a CDS encoding molybdopterin-binding protein, with translation MTIKAINVRNQFKGTIKEIVEGDVLSEIDVQTASGIVTSVITTRSVKELELVIGSEVIAFVKSTEVSIAKL, from the coding sequence ATGACTATCAAAGCCATCAACGTGCGTAACCAGTTCAAAGGCACCATCAAGGAAATCGTCGAAGGCGACGTGCTGTCGGAAATCGACGTACAGACCGCGTCCGGTATCGTCACTTCCGTGATCACCACCCGCTCGGTGAAAGAGCTGGAACTGGTGATCGGCAGTGAAGTGATTGCCTTCGTGAAATCCACCGAGGTGTCGATCGCCAAGTTGTGA
- a CDS encoding aspartate aminotransferase family protein: MSSNNPQTREWQALSSDHHLAPFSDFKQLKEKGPRIITKAHGVYLWDSEGNKILDGMAGLWCVAIGYGRDELADAAAKQMKELPYYNLFFQTAHPPVLELAKAISDIAPQGMNHVFFTGSGSEGNDTMLRMVRHYWAIKGQPNKKTIISRKNGYHGSTVAGASLGGMTYMHEQGDLPIPGIVHIAQPYWFGEGGDMSPEEFGVWAANQLEEKILELGVDNVGAFIAEPIQGAGGVIVPPDSYWPRIKEILAKYDILFVADEVICGFGRTGEWFGSDFYGLKPDMMTIAKGLTSGYIPMGGLIVRDEVVAVLNEGGDFNHGFTYSGHPVAAAVALENIRIMRDEQIVKHVHDETAPYLQKRLRELADHPLVGEVRGVGMLGAIELVQDKATRKRYEGRGVGMICRTFCFENGLIMRAVGDTMIISPPLVISKAEIDELVTKARHCLDLTLAALQG, encoded by the coding sequence ATGTCCAGCAACAACCCGCAAACCCGTGAATGGCAAGCCTTGAGCAGCGATCACCACCTGGCGCCGTTCAGCGACTTCAAGCAATTGAAAGAGAAAGGCCCACGGATCATCACCAAAGCCCACGGCGTTTACCTGTGGGACAGCGAAGGCAACAAGATTCTCGACGGCATGGCCGGCCTGTGGTGCGTGGCGATCGGTTACGGTCGCGATGAACTGGCTGATGCGGCCGCCAAGCAGATGAAAGAACTGCCTTACTACAACCTGTTCTTCCAGACCGCCCACCCGCCGGTGCTGGAACTGGCCAAAGCCATCTCCGATATCGCCCCGCAAGGCATGAACCACGTGTTCTTCACCGGCTCCGGCTCCGAAGGCAACGACACCATGCTGCGTATGGTCCGCCACTACTGGGCGATCAAAGGCCAGCCGAACAAGAAAACCATCATCAGCCGCAAGAATGGCTACCACGGTTCAACCGTGGCCGGCGCCAGCCTGGGCGGCATGACTTATATGCATGAACAAGGCGACTTGCCGATCCCGGGCATCGTCCACATCGCCCAGCCTTACTGGTTCGGCGAAGGCGGCGACATGAGCCCGGAAGAATTCGGCGTGTGGGCGGCCAACCAGCTGGAAGAGAAGATCCTGGAACTGGGCGTGGACAACGTCGGTGCCTTTATTGCCGAGCCGATCCAGGGTGCCGGTGGCGTGATCGTGCCGCCAGACAGCTACTGGCCGCGCATCAAGGAAATCCTCGCCAAGTACGACATCCTGTTCGTGGCTGACGAAGTGATCTGTGGGTTTGGCCGCACCGGTGAGTGGTTCGGTAGCGATTTCTACGGCCTCAAGCCCGACATGATGACCATCGCCAAGGGCCTGACCTCCGGCTACATCCCGATGGGCGGCCTGATCGTGCGCGACGAAGTGGTCGCCGTGCTGAACGAAGGCGGTGATTTCAACCACGGCTTCACCTATTCCGGTCACCCGGTGGCGGCAGCGGTAGCCCTGGAAAACATCCGCATCATGCGCGATGAACAAATTGTTAAGCACGTGCACGACGAAACGGCACCCTATTTGCAAAAGCGTTTGAGGGAACTGGCTGATCACCCGCTGGTGGGTGAAGTTCGCGGTGTGGGCATGCTCGGTGCCATCGAACTGGTTCAGGACAAGGCAACGCGCAAGCGTTATGAAGGCCGTGGTGTTGGCATGATCTGCCGCACGTTCTGCTTCGAGAATGGCCTGATCATGCGCGCCGTCGGCGACACCATGATCATTTCGCCACCGCTGGTGATCAGCAAGGCCGAGATAGACGAGTTGGTGACCAAGGCGCGGCACTGCCTGGACCTGACTTTGGCGGCATTGCAGGGCTAA
- a CDS encoding glutamine synthetase family protein, with the protein MSVPPRAVQLNEANAFLKDHPEVLYVDLLIADMNGVVRGKRIERTSLHKVYEKGINLPASLFALDINGSTVESTGLGLDIGDADRICYPIPDTLCNEPWQKRPTAQLLMTMHELEGEPFFADPREVLRQVVSKFDDLGLTICAAFELEFYLIDQENVNGRPQPPRSPISGKRPHSTQVYLIDDLDEYVDCLQDILEGAKEQGIPADAIVKESAPAQFEVNLHHVADPIKACDYAVLLKRLIKNIAYDHEMDTTFMAKPYPGQAGNGLHVHISILDKDGKNIFASEDPEQNAALRHAIGGVLETLPAQMAFLCPNVNSYRRFGAQFYVPNSPCWGLDNRTVAIRVPTGSSDAVRIEHRVAGADANPYLLMASVLAGVHHGLTNKIEPGAPVEGNSYEQNEQSLPNNLRDALRELDDSEVMAKYIDPKYIDIFVACKESELEEFEHSISDLEYNWYLHTV; encoded by the coding sequence ATGTCGGTACCCCCGCGTGCCGTTCAGCTTAACGAAGCGAACGCGTTCCTTAAGGATCATCCTGAGGTTCTGTACGTAGACCTTCTAATTGCGGATATGAATGGTGTGGTGCGCGGCAAGCGCATCGAACGCACCAGCCTCCACAAGGTTTACGAGAAGGGCATTAACCTGCCTGCCTCTCTATTTGCCCTGGATATCAATGGCTCAACGGTGGAAAGCACCGGCCTGGGTCTGGACATCGGTGATGCTGACCGAATCTGTTATCCAATCCCCGACACCCTGTGCAATGAACCCTGGCAAAAGCGCCCAACCGCGCAACTGCTGATGACCATGCACGAACTCGAAGGTGAACCTTTCTTCGCCGATCCTCGCGAAGTACTCCGCCAAGTTGTAAGCAAATTTGACGACCTCGGTCTGACCATCTGCGCCGCATTCGAGCTGGAGTTCTACCTGATTGACCAGGAGAACGTGAATGGCCGGCCACAACCGCCCCGCTCGCCGATCTCCGGCAAACGCCCGCATTCGACACAGGTCTACCTGATCGACGACCTCGACGAATACGTCGACTGCCTCCAGGACATTCTGGAAGGTGCAAAAGAGCAAGGCATCCCTGCCGACGCCATCGTCAAGGAAAGTGCCCCGGCGCAGTTCGAAGTGAACCTGCACCACGTTGCCGACCCTATAAAGGCCTGCGACTACGCGGTACTGCTCAAGCGCTTGATCAAGAACATCGCCTACGACCATGAGATGGACACCACCTTCATGGCCAAGCCTTACCCGGGCCAGGCAGGCAACGGCTTACACGTACACATTTCGATCCTGGACAAGGACGGCAAGAACATCTTTGCCAGCGAGGATCCCGAGCAGAACGCCGCATTGCGTCACGCGATCGGCGGTGTGCTGGAGACCCTACCCGCCCAAATGGCGTTCCTGTGCCCTAACGTCAACTCCTACCGTCGTTTCGGCGCACAGTTCTACGTGCCGAACTCGCCGTGCTGGGGCCTGGATAACCGCACCGTGGCGATTCGCGTACCGACCGGCTCGTCCGACGCCGTACGTATCGAACACCGTGTGGCCGGGGCTGATGCCAACCCTTACCTGCTGATGGCTTCGGTATTGGCGGGCGTGCATCACGGCCTGACCAACAAGATCGAGCCTGGCGCACCGGTGGAAGGCAACAGCTACGAGCAGAACGAACAGAGCCTGCCGAACAACCTGCGTGATGCACTGCGCGAGTTGGACGACAGCGAGGTGATGGCCAAGTACATCGATCCTAAATACATCGATATCTTCGTCGCCTGTAAGGAAAGTGAGCTGGAGGAGTTCGAACACTCCATCTCCGACCTTGAGTACAACTGGTACCTGCATACCGTGTAA